A stretch of DNA from Spirosoma endbachense:
ACATACACCCTGATTTTTCTGGATAAGACCCGCAGTGTCAATATCAATAAGGCATTCGTAGCCCAGAAATACCAACAGGCCATTACTGACCTTATCGACCAGAATGTCCGGCAAAAAGGCGACCGGCTCGAGGTGTATTTTATCCATGAAAACACCTCGAAAGCCCGGGCCCTCAACGTATCGGTTCGCTCTGAAATGGATGATGTATCGGCAGCCAGCCCAACCGACCGAGAAACGGCCGAAACCGAATTTGCGATGACTCTTTCTAAGGAGAAAGCCCAGATTCGTCAGCGCGTATTACAACAGTTAGTTGCCCAGAACTCAGGATCATCCAACCAGGAAACTGATATTTGGGCCAGTTTGCCCGTCATTGCCAAAGCCAACGAGACCGGAGCCACCGTGAAAGTGTATTACCTGAGCGACATGATTGAAAGCGTAAAGGGCACCGGCCGACGTGATTTCCAGGTAAAGCCACCCAAGGATAACGCCCAGGCCGACGAGTGGGCCAAACTGGATGCGGAACAATTGAAGCGCTACACCCTCGGTAGTCCAGATATTACGATGATCCTGCCGTTTGAGCCGAACGCATCCGTCAAGGAAAATAACCCTGCCGTAACGCAATACTGGCAGACGCTGTTCTCGGAATTGGGCGTCGGAACGGTGGCTGAAGAATGATTATGCTAGGATACGGGCACTTCTGCCTGAATCGTGAACTGGTAGCCCTGATCAAAGCCCGAAAAATCCTTTCGTAAACAGTATGATGTTAGTATAAGGCCATCTCCCTGGCGACGAACGGCAAGGTAGTGGAATAGGGGTTTATACGTCGTTGCCATATCGGGAAGGCGGCTTGGCGACATATTCAATGGCTGTCGGAGGCCCCCGCCCCCGCCAATGACCAGAAACTCTTTTCCCTCAAACTGGTATCGCTCGAAAGCGTGCGAATGCCCTGTAATAAACAGCCGCCCCTTTTGCGATTTGGTATAGGCAGGCACAAATCGTTGCTGAACCAGCTTCGAGGAACCAACCAGTTTGCTGTTTGAGTACGGAGCGTGGTGGCAGGTGACGATAATAACGTTCACATTCGGGTCGGCATCCAGATCACGAAGCGTCTGTTCATACCAGGTTTGCTGTTTCACCAGATCAGCAACAGACAGTATGCCGAAATTAGAGTTCAACATGACTACAGCGATGCCATCGGTGGTTTTTATGTAGCCGGTAGGACTGTGTTCCGGAAAGCGTTGCTGGAAATTCCGGGCGCCTTTTCGGGGACGGCCCATCACGTCATGGTTACCCATAATCGCATAGACCGCGGTGCCTACTTCGGTACATTTCGCCAGAAACTGATCAATAATCCGCCACTTATTATTCCTGTAGCCCAGCGATACAATGTCACCGAGCCAATAAAGTACGGCGGGTTTCAATCGTATGATTTCAGCAAAGATTGTGGTTGTCGCTTTGGTGTTCTGGTGTGCTCGCAGCACTAACCGCTCAACCCACATCGGGGCTTGCGTATCACTCAAAAATAGAATCTCTTTTTTATGATCTTCCTGATTCATAACGTCTTACCAAGTCAATTTTATCGGTGTCAGTTTCGTATTTGAATCGGCATTATAGCTTGCTGGTATGGTCCGATTCAAACTCCAAAATCACGTTACCACGAAAACGCACGCCAAACCAGTTGTAGTTCGGCTGTAAAGGCAGCATTTTCAACGGCTACCGCATCATACCATTTTAATTCGCCAGCGATTCTAAAACGACGCCCAACCGGATAGGTGTATGAAGCGGCCGCCATCCAGCCCAAACTAATTGTATTTGACTCTACTTTTCCCGCATAATCCAGCCTCGAATGGTTTACATAAGCACCCGTTCCGACGGTCACGGCCATCCGCCGAACCAGATTTTGCTCAAACCCTCTCACCCAAGCCAATGGCATTGAAAATACCAATAACACGGGCACTGCCGACACATATACATGAGTTCGTTCGCCCAGAACCTGCCCACGATAGCTATACATGGTTGTCCAGCCGGTTTCTACTCCCACCCGGAGCCGATGGTCGGGGTACCACATGACCCGGAGCGATGCAGGAACGCCAAACCGACTGATACGGGCCTGCTCCAGTCCCGGTGGAACGCCCAGATGCGTCGAATAGTACGACAGGCCACCACCAGCCGTTACAACGAGCGCATAGTCCCAGCGACGGGTTCGTATGGAGTCAGGCAAGCGTGGTCTGATTCGCGTTGAGTCGCCGGATAACCGCCCATACCGGCGGGTTCGGGTCGAATCTGTCGAGCGTCGTCTTTCCTGAGCGTTTGCCAGATCGCTGCTCAGTATCAGGCCAACGACCAATCCGGCTATATATAAACGAATTCCCATACGATTACTGGTCTACGTAATGATAATAGGCAACTACCGGCGAATAGTTTGACAGAATACCATCAAATGAATTTTCGGCAATGAACTCACGGATAAATTCAGGCTCATCGAGTGTCCAGACGAATACGGTTCGTCCTTCAGCCTGCATGGCTTTCACTTCTTCTGTTTGCGGGCCAAGTGTCCAGCGGGGTGCCCAGATCCGGGCATTCAAATTTCGGGTGATCGAGGTATCCAGTTCACACAGAATGGGCGTATTCTCTTTATCGCTGAGCGCTTTGTAGGATTCAACAGCATCAGTACTTGGAAGGCCAATGACTATTCGGAGATTTCGCCGGGCCAGAATAGCTTTCTGCCGGTATTTTTGTTGAATGGCCTGTACTTTATCCATTGGGCCTATGTATTTCGTATCAAGCCAGACAAATTCCAGCGATGTGTTGTTGACAACTGTCTCCAATGCCTCTTCCAGCGTTGGAATTTTTTCGCCATTTATGAGCCTGATCAATGAACTTAGCTGCTGATAGGTATAGTTTTCGACCGGGCCAGCTAACCCATTTTTCTGTACCAGCCTTAGGTTAAGCGTGTTGTCGTGATACAAAATAGGTACGCCATCTTTAGTATAGCGCACATCGATTTCAATACCAGTTGCCCCAAGGCGTGAGGCCAGTTTAATGATCTCAACCGAATTTTCGGACGCGGGTAATAAATCGGATGTTCGGCCACCACTCCGGTGCGCCATAATCGAGAATGGTCTGCGATTAAGTGGCCTGCTATAGGCCAATGTTAGTTTTTGCGTTGGCTGCGTTGAATTTTCACCATACATGCCCTCCATGACCAGTGTATCCCCTTCGACCAGACTCCCCGTAAATGCCTGTAGCCGTCCGCTATGTCTGACCCGAACCGCTAACCGGGCCAGCCCTGTTCTCGTATTTACCAATTTTCTCCAGTAACCAGCCATCGCCAGACTATCTGTTTTGGCATTGATTTCGAGGTTGAAAAAACCGGCATCAAGTCCGGTAAAGACGGACAAATAATGCGTCGTATCAGTACCTTCATTGGTATAGGTCCATTTCAGCGCTACCTGATCTCCAAACAGACCAGCGCCGTCCGTAACCCTATAAACGCCTTCCATGGCACGCCGAATAGCCGGCGTAAACTTACCTGCCCCCGGTTTATTGGTAAAGGTGTACGGTACAGGAGCTTCGTAGTCCTTCTGGCATCCAACCAAGAGCAGAAGTAACAGGCTCATTAATAAATATGCTGATCGCATCACAGGATAAAGCCGAAAATGAGTTGTGGATATAACAGATTGCGGTCAAATGTGTCGTATAATGACCAAAGCTGCCAGTTGAAGTTGGAATAAGCCGCTCTGAAACCTACCGATACGTGACGATTATTATAAAAAGGCTGCTCCAGCATGAATGTAAAAGCCACTCCATTAACCTGCCGCCGATCATAGACAACGGCCAGATTTCCCACCTTCGAGCGGTAATACAGATCCATGATCGCTTCCGCTTTCACCGTTAACTCCAGGTCTCTCGTCAATCGATAACCAACCGATAAGTTTGGAAAACTCTGCACACCATAGGCCTGACTATTAAACACATCTTTGATCTGTAGAGCCCCGAACCAGCCCGTTAGATCATAGCCAGCAGCCAAATACAGCCGATCCGTAAGCGGAGTAGCCCAGCGTAGCCCTAACATCAGGTTACTCTGCACGATCTGCGTCTGCAATCGACTCACCGCAAATAAATGCTTCGTTAAACCGCGCTGAAGATTGAAATCAATTGCGGGAACACTTACCCGGATCTCTTCGGTCAACTCAGGGGGCGTTGTCGTGAAAACAGCCCCAATGGACATGCGCCATTTGCCGGGAACAGGCGCTTGCGGAAAGTAGATTTCCGGCTGATCGGGCCACTCTGAAGCTGGCACTCGCTGTGCCATAACAACCGATGCAGTTATAGCGATCAGACTCGCTAACCCGCAAATTTTCTTACATGTGTTTCGAATGGTGGCCACCTAGTTACGTGATAAAACAGACGCACTGATGGATGTAAACTACTTCAGATCGAATTATGTTAAGACAGACCGTCGGAAGAATGAAATTTTCTTCCGACAGTCTGCTCTGATTGAAAAGTAGGGCTTACAAGGGCTTGAAACCCGCGTAGGCCCTTAACGGTTGTTGATTAATACCAAACAGCAACGAATTACCGATTGGCACTACAGACCGAACATCGCCCGTTAGTTCAAACCCCGACTGTGATTGAGGTACTGCCGAAAAATTTCCCCGCCCATCGCCCCGCAGCAGAAGACCGGCATTGGCGTCTGAGCGGCCAAACCGTAATCGGGCTTTCGATGTGTTTCCGCATAAAAGCAGGTCTTTTCGCCCATCATGATCATAATCAAGAGTGGTTAACGTGAAGATCGGGGCTGTCTGTACAGCCAGTGGCAATGGCTTTTCAGCGAGTTTGCCAGATGGCGTACTGGCAAAATAGGCTGTTTTAAGATAAGTAGCCGTCAGTTTCGACGCATCGCGTAATTCTTCTTCCTTAAACACGTCGGCAAGGGTAGCATTCGAATAACTCTCATAATTCGTAAAGCGATGCCTTAACATACCGACCTGCTCAAGCAACTCGTCGCGGGTGGCATGAGGGTAGCTTTTACCTTGTACATACAGGCACAGAATTGGATCTATTTTCCCGTTTTTGTCGAAATCTTTGTAGTAGAGTTCGGCGGGCTCCTGTTCGCTGGCCCGGCATTGTGTGTTCAGACCTTGATTACCAATCACCAGATCAGGCCGACCATCGCCATTAAAATCATCGACTACTAATTTATTCCACCAGCCGCGATACTCTTTGCCAAGATACGCCTGAGTCTGGTCGGTCAACCGACCGTTTTCCCACGAAAACACCGAAACCGGCATCCATTCGCCAACCACGACCAGTTCAGGCTTACGATCAGCATTGAGATCGGTCCAGGCCGCATCCGTAACCATTCCGATTTGGGCGAGTAGTGGAGCCAACTGAGCCGTTTTGTCGCTAAAATGAGGAAGTTTCCCCTGCCCATCGTTGATGAGCAAATAACTCTTCGGCGATTCAGGGTATCGGCCCGGTACTACCCTGCCACCCACAAACAGGTCGGGTCGTCCATCCATGTTGGCATCACCTACCCGCACACAACCCGCACTGGTTTGCAAGGCGGGCAACGCGTTCGAACTTTTCGTAAAGTGCCCTTTACCATCGTTCAGGTACAGCCGATCCTGCAACAATCGGTCATCGGGCATTAAATTACCGTAGTAGCCACTGCACACGTAGAGATCAGGAAAGCCATCGGCATTGGCATCAAAAAAAACAGCATCGGCATCGTTATACGCCTTATCAGCCTCAAAGTCAGGCTGTACCAGTCGGCTGAATTGATTGTTTGCCTGTTGGATAAATAACGTTCCGGCCTGCTCACCACTGCCTCCGGCATAGATATCCTCTCGGCCATCGCCATTCACATCGGCCTTTACCAGACAGGGGCCATTGAACGACTGTGCATTGACCAACAGCGTTTGCCGCTTAAAATCGTTGGCCGTGTTTACTGGGTCGGCAAAAGCCAGTGGTGCTTTCACTTCCTTAAACATAGCGGGTGCAGCAAGTGGCGGGCTGTAGGTCGAGCTGGCCTCTTTTTCCTGTATTTTCAGGAGTTGATCTCCTTTCACGTTCGTCAATACCTGTTGCTTTCCCGTTGGCCAGACAACACGCAGCGAATCTATTGTTGCACGCGTGCCTAAGCCAAAATGGAGCCGTGGCGACATGCTCGACTGATAGCCACGGGTTGGCATTTGCTCGACATACTGCTGCTTCCCGGCACTGTACAGGGTTACTTTAGCCCCTACTCCCTGCGTATTGGCGCCCGAGCCCGTGAGTTGCACGGACAGATAATGATGGTTTCGTTCCTTACTGGTTTCGTTCTGAAAAACAAAGGCTGGTTGATTCGTATTATTGACAATCAGGTCAAGGTCGCCATCGTTGTCCAGATCGGCATAGGCAGCCCCCGTACTGTTCGATGTTTGCGTTAGTCCCCAATCAGCAGCAACGTTGGTAAACGTAACTTCCCCCGCTGTATCGCCCCCTCGATTGCGGAACATATAATTCATGACGTTCGACGAAGGGATTTTATGCACCAGTTCGAGCACATCTTCGCGACTGAAATTAGCGGGCCTGTTCTGCATGTAGTCGGTCATATACTTCAGGAAATCCTGATTCGTATAATCCCGGACGTAGCCGTTTGTCACATACAGGTCTTTCCAGCCGTCATTGTCGTAGTCGGCCAGCAGGGGCGACCAGCTCCAGTCCGTATTCGAAACACCTGCCAGCTGGCCAATTTCGCTGAAAACCGGCACCGTTTTGCGTGCCTTTATTTCTCCGCCCTCATTGATCTGGAGCATATTGCGCATATGCTGATAATGAAACCCAGACGCTACGGCAAGGTCGAACTTTTCGTAGTTATCGGGAGCCATCAATAATTTCTGCCGCCGGTTATCTTCAGGCAGCATATCGAGCGTCAGAATGTCGGGCCGGGCATCGTTATTGACATCGGCGACATCATTACCCATCGAGAATTGGGATGTGTGGCGGATGCTATTTTTTAGCTGATTCGTAAACGTGCCGTCCTGATTATTCAGATACAGGTAATCGGGTATGGTATAATCGTTGGAGATGTACAGATCAGGCCAGCCATCAGCATTCAGGTCAGATACGCCCAATCCCAACCCATAACTCAACACAGAACTGCTCAACCCCGAACGTTCGGTAACATCCTCAAAACTCTTTCCGGTATTCTTTAGTAAACGAACGCCAATCTCTGGATTACTTTGTTTCAATAAAGCCGATGTTGGCCCTGGATCAAGTACGGGTAAAAGACGCGGATTATGATTCAGCAGGAATAAGTCCAGATCACCGTCGCGGTCGTAATCGAAAAACGTGCCCTGCGTCGTCTGGCCGGGTTTGTCTAGCCCCCATTGCACCGTTTGATCTGAAAAGTGAGGAGTTCCCTGGGCATCGGGCCCATCGTTAATGAATAACTGGGGCACTCGCTTGAAAGGCGGCAAACTACCAGAATAGCAAACAAACAGATCAAGTCGCCCATCGCCGTTGACATCAGCCATTGAAACACCGGTTCGCCAGGGGCCTTCGCGTCCGGCAACACCGGCCGTTGCCGTTACGTCGGTAAACTTCATGTTCCCTTTATTCAGGTATAACTGATTAGGAACCATGTTGCCGCTGAAGTAGATATCCTCCAATCCATCCCCATTCAGATCACCAACCGCCACACCGCCACCATTGTAGAAGTATTCGTACATCAGCACGTTTGTGTTCAGGCCCTCGGTCAGATTATTGGCGAATGTAATGCCCGTCTGTTCGGGGGTGAGCGATGTAAAGAGTGGAGACCCGTTGCTGGTTGCGCCTTTGTCGGTGGATGAATTACATCCAGACAATACTAAAACGCCAGCAATGCAGAGCAAAAAATAGGTACTTAGGGCTGTGTAGCGCAATGTATTAAGAATAAAGTACAGCTAAATAAAGCAGAAAATGTCAGCGCTGACTAAGCAGTACTGACATTTTCATTAAGAATAAATACTCACTTTTTTACTCGTAACCGGGATTCTGAACCAGTTTATTGTTCCGGTTTATTTCATCGCGGCTAATTGGCAGGAAGTAGATTTTGTCGGCCCACTTCCGGTTTTCCTTACCCGTTCCCAAATCCTGTACACTATACGAATAGGTATAGTTGTCCTTATTGTACTTATAGGTCGTCACCGACTTGCCCGGTTTCAGCTTACCCGTAATAATGATAATCTGGGCCTGTTTTCCTAAGGCGGTTGGTGCTGTCATCCAGCGCCGTACATCGTAGAATCGCTGTTCTTCAAACAGCATTTCGATATTCCGTTCGTTCTGATAACGCGCAGCGAGCGCAGCTCCTGTTTCGGTAATAGCTGGCATACCCACCCGGAAGCGAACTCTATTGATCCAGGTTTTGGCTTCAGCCTCCTGCCCCAGAGCCATACAGGCTTCAGCGTAGTTTAATACGACTTCCGTAAACCGAATTTGAATCGAAGGCACTTCCTGGCGAATATTCTGATCGACGAGCGTTGGATCAGGATCCATGAATTTCCGGATGGCGTAACCTGTCCAGGTACCGTTCCAGTTTTCGATTGAGCTGTTACGCGTATCCAGACCGGAATATTTGGTAGCGCTGCCAGCAGTACCTACCTCATATTCACCCATTTGGATCTGACCAGCCGGATCAATCCCGGCGCCATCTGGCGTGCGGGGTTTCCACTGAGCACCATCAAACAGAATCGACGCGTAGAAACGAGGGTCACGGTTTTCGTAGGGAGCAGCCGCGTGGGTAGCGTTCTTCCAGTCGAACTTCGTGCCGTCCATCATTTCATAGCTGTCTACCAGGTTCTGAGTCGGCTCGCTGGAGGTCCAGCCATGATAGCCGTTCGGCATGTTGTTGCGCGGATACCAGGAACCCCAATCGTCGAACGAAGCCCGGATATAGTATTTCAGGAAAATACCATCCGCTTCGCCACCGCTCCGTGACAGGTATAGATTGATGTAGTTCTGCTGTCCTTCGGCGGCTGTAACGGGCGCGGTCAGATTTAGCTTGTAGCCATACTGATTCAGATCCATAACTGCTTTGGCCGCGTCTTTCGCTTTCTGCCAGCGAGCTGTGCGGTCGCCACTAACATACCCCAGCAACTCAGGCTTGGTGAAACTGGCAATAACGCTCGATTTGGCTTTTGCGGTCGGAATGTCGTGCAGATCACTGGCTGCATACAAGAGCACCCGTGCTTTCAGCGCTAAAGCCGCACCTACTGTTGCGCGGCCACTCGTAAGGGTTTTTCCTTTTAGCAGAATAGCAGCCGAATCCAGATCACTCACAATCGCATTGACACACTCCTCATACGTGTTCCGGGCGACGGTAAAGTCGGCTTCATTCAAGGTATAAGGCGACTTGATGATGGGAATTCCACCATAATAGCGCAGCAACTGATTGTAGAAATAACCGCGCATGAAATACATTTCGCCTTTCATCCGGTCGGCTATGCCACTGCTATTGTCAAACTTAGGCTTGGTCAGATTAAAAATAGCGATGTTAGCGGCCCGAATCCGTGGATATACATCAGACCAGGCCATCGTATTTTTAACCGTCCCCAGGTTTGAAGGGCTTACGTTTGCTTCGTTAACATCCTGTTTACCAAAGCTATAGAGAGCATTATCGGTCTGACAGTCAAAATTCATCTGTTCCAGAATACCGTCGCGAAGCCCGTTGTAAACATCCGTTACGAACGCTTCTGACAAGGACTGGTCAGCCCAGACCGCATCACCCGACACCTTATCGAGAGGCTGCGTATTCAGAAAATCACTGTTACAGGCCACCATCGTCACACCAACAACCAGGCTGAACGACAGGCACTTTATTATATAGTTCATAATGTGCTGATTGATCGTTTAGAAACTAACAGATAAACCCGTGTTGATAACCCGAGCCTGGGGATAGTACTGTGCACTACCGCTGGTAGATTCAGGATCGAACAGACCTTTCATCGAGGGTGAGTAGGTTACCAGATTCAGGCCGTTCACATAAATCCGCAGGCTATTCAGGCCAATTTTGCTGCCAATTTTTCCGGGAAGCGTATAACCCAGTTCCAGGTTCTTTAACCGGGCATAGTCCGTACTCTTCAGCCAGTAGCTGGTGCCGTTCGAGAAATACTGGTTACTGCGGTCAACAATCCGCGGATCGACGGTGCTTGGGTTATCCACTGTCCAGCGGTGATCGTAGCTGTATTTGAGGAAGTTACCAATCGTACCCGATTCCGTTTGCAGGAAGATCTGCCCGCCAGTCGATCCCTGTACAAGAATACTCAAGTCAAAATTCTTGTAGCGCAGAGAGGCATTGAAACCGCCCTGAAAACGAGGCTGGTTGTTTCGGTCGGCCCGTACGCGGTCGTCGCCATTAATTTTACCATCGCCGTTGATATCCTTGAGTTTCATATCACCAGGCCGTAGTAAGCTGGCACCAACACCACTGTAATCCAGCTTGTTGGCATCGATATCAGCCTGGGTAGAGAAAATACCATCATACTGGTACAGAAGCGTACCATTCTGCTGATTCGGATCATTCACGTTGCTTGGAATAGGCTTACCCGTCGAACGCTGCCATTCAGGAGCACCTGGTGTTTCATCCCAGAACGTAATTTGGTTCTTGGCATAACCACCATTCACACTCACGCTATATTTCAGGTCACCCACCTCACCGTTGTAACCAATCCGGAACTCATATCCTTTATTGGTCACCTTACCGATGTTAGTAGCGGGTAATGTAGCGCCGGTTGTTTGTGGAATTGAAGCACTTTTCCGCCACAGGATATTCGACCGCTTGTTTTGGAAGACATCGAATTCGAAGAAAACTTTTCCATTAAACAACGATCCTTCCAGACCAATGTCCGCATTGTTGGCAACCTCCCAGGTTAAGCTCGTGTTTGGCACACCGTTTTCGTACAGCGTCTGCGCTACCTGTCCGCCCGTTACGTAGCCCCAAGCCGAGTTTACTACGTCGCCATAAGCATAGGTAGGCAGGTAATCATATTCGCGCAGTGCATCATTGAAATAAACCTGGTCGTTACCCAACTGACCCCATGACGCCCGCAGTTTGAGCGAACTAACAGCGGGTAAGCTTTTCTTGAAGAAATCTTCTTCAGAGATACGCCAGCCTGCCGATATACCGGGGAAGAAACCCCAACGGCTATTGGCCGGAAACATATACGAACCATCGTATCGCCACAGAAATTCAGCGAGGTACTTTTCTTTAAAGTTGTACCCTGCCCGACCAAAATAGCTCATGCGGGCACGCTGCCAAATAGGCGTATTTGCGGGGTTATTGCCTGAATTTTTCTCGGCGCTACCACCTGCAAACAGCTGATCAATGGCGGTAGAAGCAAAATACTTCCGAAAAGCGAAGAATCCATTTGAATTGGACTGTTCTTTAGTGATCCCGGCCAGTAATGTCACCGCATGATCACCTCCAAACACATGATCGTAGCTTAGGATACCCGATAGCAGCGAGTTGAACTGATCGTTCGTGTACTGGTTAAGTTGGGCCTGAGCGGGTCCTTTCTGCACACGCTGAAGGATAGGCTGCTTGTTCGCGTCATAGGATGTATAATCCCAGCTGTAAACAAACCAGGGTGTTTCCCAGCGTTTGCCCTGCTGAATGTACTTATCTAAAGCTACGCTACCGCTGAATTTCAAGCCAGGAATCCAGGGGTTAGTGATGTTCACGCTGGCGTTGCTTTGCAGATAATAGCGCGTGTCCTTATCGTAACCCGTAGCGCTGGTCGTGACCAGAACCGGCTGCTGACCATTTTCAATATCAGGAGCAGGCTGTCCTGTCGGCCAGAAAGCCGGTTTATTAGGATAGCCCCGCATCAGCATCCGGAAGATTGCCCCAGCACCTACTGTTGGGAAAAACCGGTTTTCCTGACGACCAACTACGCCAATAACCGTATTGATATACTTATTGACTTTAGCATCCAGGTTTAGTCGGAAATCATACTGCTTGTAGCCGGTTGCTGAATTTTTGTAGTAGCCATCCTGATTCTGGTAATTAGCCGACGCCAGGTATTTAACATTTTCGCTACCGCCCACTAACTGCAATGTATGCCGTGTTTGAGGAGACCACGTTTTTAGTGCTTCACCAAACCAGTCCGTATTGGGGTGTGCCCAGGGGTCCGAACCATCCTGGAATTTCTTGATATCATCAGGCGTAAAAGCAGCCTTGGCGATAGCGCCATTATCAGGACGAGTAAAAGTACCTGTTGTATTGAAAGCGGTATTAGCATCTTTCCAGTACTGAGCAGGCAGGTTATACAAGTTGATCTCATTGTTCAACTGGGCGTATTCGGCCGCACTTGCCATTTTGGGAATGACGGTTGGCTGTCCCCAGCCCTGATTGAAGCTGTAGGAAAGATCAGGCTTACCCGTTTTGCCCCGTTTGGTGGTGATCAGGATAACGCCGTTAGCAGCCCGCGAACCATAAATAGCCGCCGACGCATCTTTCAGGACAGACATGCTTTCGATATCGGCGGGGTTAATCCGATCCAGGCCCCCTGCCCGGGCAGGCACACCATCGATAACGATCAGGGCATCATTATTACCAAGCGTATTAGACCCCCGAATACGAATTTTGGCACCGTCATAACCCGGTTCGCCACTGGCGTTGGTTGCAATGACACCCGGCATCCGGCCCGCAATGGAGTTACTCAGGTTAGTAGCCGGCGATTTAACCAGATCGCTTCCTTTTACAGTCGCTACGGAGCCAGTTACTGTTTCTTTTTTCTGCTCACCGTAACCAACTACGACAACTTCATTTAACATTTTATCGTCTGAAGCCAGCGTAATGCTAATGGTATTTCTACCGTTAATAGGTATTTCCTGTGTAGTATACCCGATGTAGGAGAAAACCAGTGTGGAGTTTCCACTAGGTGCGTTCAATGTATAATCACCCTCTGCTGTAGTAACAGTTCCGGTGGTTGTCCCTTTAATCAATATGCTTACACCTGGCAGCGCTAAGCCCTGACTATCAGCAACTTTACCGGAAACTTTCGTCTGTGCGAATGCACTTACCGAACAGAGAAGGCAAAATATCAGCAGGATACCGGCAGTACTTCCGCGGGCCTGCCCAACATTTTTCGCAAAAGGTACCCTTTCCCCACAGAGGGACCTCTTGTTGGTAAATAGTTTTTTCATGAAATTATCCTGTTTTTGTTCAACAGGATAAAGTAAATAGTACTACTCATCTACTGACTTTATCTTAATCAGTATTTAGTTTTTTTTACCTTATTTTATCTCCAATAGGAATAAACATATACATATCAAGGTAAAAAAGAATCAGACAATGAACAGGAAGCCAAGTATTTATACTCTCTTTTCACCATAAATCACATTAACATAAGAATAGTTTTTTGTTATAGTAGACTTCCAATCAGAAACATAATTCCCGTCTATTTCGGCCAATAAATGGGCCTGTAACGATGTGATAGATCCACAAACCCGGCCTTGAATCAGTCGAAAAGCCTACTTCTTACGCTGAATATTCATCAAAACAGACGGGCGGCTGGCACTTACTAGTGAGTGCCAGCCGCCCGTCTGTTTTGATTAGCTATCTTTTCTGCTAGGTGCCGGTAACCTGCTCTTCCTGTTGTTGC
This window harbors:
- a CDS encoding metallophosphoesterase family protein; amino-acid sequence: MNQEDHKKEILFLSDTQAPMWVERLVLRAHQNTKATTTIFAEIIRLKPAVLYWLGDIVSLGYRNNKWRIIDQFLAKCTEVGTAVYAIMGNHDVMGRPRKGARNFQQRFPEHSPTGYIKTTDGIAVVMLNSNFGILSVADLVKQQTWYEQTLRDLDADPNVNVIIVTCHHAPYSNSKLVGSSKLVQQRFVPAYTKSQKGRLFITGHSHAFERYQFEGKEFLVIGGGGGLRQPLNMSPSRLPDMATTYKPLFHYLAVRRQGDGLILTSYCLRKDFSGFDQGYQFTIQAEVPVS
- a CDS encoding glycerophosphodiester phosphodiesterase encodes the protein MSLLLLLLVGCQKDYEAPVPYTFTNKPGAGKFTPAIRRAMEGVYRVTDGAGLFGDQVALKWTYTNEGTDTTHYLSVFTGLDAGFFNLEINAKTDSLAMAGYWRKLVNTRTGLARLAVRVRHSGRLQAFTGSLVEGDTLVMEGMYGENSTQPTQKLTLAYSRPLNRRPFSIMAHRSGGRTSDLLPASENSVEIIKLASRLGATGIEIDVRYTKDGVPILYHDNTLNLRLVQKNGLAGPVENYTYQQLSSLIRLINGEKIPTLEEALETVVNNTSLEFVWLDTKYIGPMDKVQAIQQKYRQKAILARRNLRIVIGLPSTDAVESYKALSDKENTPILCELDTSITRNLNARIWAPRWTLGPQTEEVKAMQAEGRTVFVWTLDEPEFIREFIAENSFDGILSNYSPVVAYYHYVDQ
- a CDS encoding VCBS repeat-containing protein translates to MRYTALSTYFLLCIAGVLVLSGCNSSTDKGATSNGSPLFTSLTPEQTGITFANNLTEGLNTNVLMYEYFYNGGGVAVGDLNGDGLEDIYFSGNMVPNQLYLNKGNMKFTDVTATAGVAGREGPWRTGVSMADVNGDGRLDLFVCYSGSLPPFKRVPQLFINDGPDAQGTPHFSDQTVQWGLDKPGQTTQGTFFDYDRDGDLDLFLLNHNPRLLPVLDPGPTSALLKQSNPEIGVRLLKNTGKSFEDVTERSGLSSSVLSYGLGLGVSDLNADGWPDLYISNDYTIPDYLYLNNQDGTFTNQLKNSIRHTSQFSMGNDVADVNNDARPDILTLDMLPEDNRRQKLLMAPDNYEKFDLAVASGFHYQHMRNMLQINEGGEIKARKTVPVFSEIGQLAGVSNTDWSWSPLLADYDNDGWKDLYVTNGYVRDYTNQDFLKYMTDYMQNRPANFSREDVLELVHKIPSSNVMNYMFRNRGGDTAGEVTFTNVAADWGLTQTSNSTGAAYADLDNDGDLDLIVNNTNQPAFVFQNETSKERNHHYLSVQLTGSGANTQGVGAKVTLYSAGKQQYVEQMPTRGYQSSMSPRLHFGLGTRATIDSLRVVWPTGKQQVLTNVKGDQLLKIQEKEASSTYSPPLAAPAMFKEVKAPLAFADPVNTANDFKRQTLLVNAQSFNGPCLVKADVNGDGREDIYAGGSGEQAGTLFIQQANNQFSRLVQPDFEADKAYNDADAVFFDANADGFPDLYVCSGYYGNLMPDDRLLQDRLYLNDGKGHFTKSSNALPALQTSAGCVRVGDANMDGRPDLFVGGRVVPGRYPESPKSYLLINDGQGKLPHFSDKTAQLAPLLAQIGMVTDAAWTDLNADRKPELVVVGEWMPVSVFSWENGRLTDQTQAYLGKEYRGWWNKLVVDDFNGDGRPDLVIGNQGLNTQCRASEQEPAELYYKDFDKNGKIDPILCLYVQGKSYPHATRDELLEQVGMLRHRFTNYESYSNATLADVFKEEELRDASKLTATYLKTAYFASTPSGKLAEKPLPLAVQTAPIFTLTTLDYDHDGRKDLLLCGNTSKARLRFGRSDANAGLLLRGDGRGNFSAVPQSQSGFELTGDVRSVVPIGNSLLFGINQQPLRAYAGFKPL